CATTGAACACTCTGAGAAGCGCACCGCCTCTTCATGCAAACCCCTTCACGACAAAGTCAAGATTGATTGAAGTCAATCTAGCTTTCTTTTGAGTTCGATCAACTATCTCTATTAGTCACTGAAGAAACCAGTTGTTAAAAATGTGTCTGGCAAAGGGCTGATGTACCCAGTGCGATGCGAACCACATCCGCAAAGTGCGAAGCAGAGTCCCTTGCTCTCAACCAAGTCTGAATGGGAGTGACACATGGAAGCAGTGGTCAACACAAGCTACAACATGGATCTTGTTGTGCTGTCGTACGTCATATCGGTCGTGGGCGCCTTCATCGCCCTGTATTCTGCGGGCCGACTCAAGCCTCACTCCAACAATCGCCAAGCCTATTTCTTCAGCGTCACCAGCGCTGGCGTCGCGCTCGGCGGCATTGGCGTGTGGTCGATGCACTTCATCGCCATGCTGGCCCTGCGCATGGACGTGGGTCTGGGCTACTCCGTTTGGGAGACCCTGATTTCGCTGGTCGCCGCCATCGCCATCTCAGGCTTCGCATTCCACTTCGTCGCACTCAACCCCACCAGCCTGCCGCGCCTGCTGATTGCTGGCCTCACGTTGGGCATGGGCGCGGTGGTCATGCACTACCTTGGCATGTACGGCATGCGCTTCTCGGGTCACTTCCAGTGGGACTACGCCCGTGTCGGCGTCTCGGTGCTGATCGCACTGGTGGCTGCCACTGCCGCGCTCTGGCTGGCCTTCAACACACGGGCGCTGAGCACCCGCGTCACCGCCGCGTTCGTGATGGCAATTGCCGTCTGCGCGATGCACTACACCGGCATGAGCGCGGCCGACTTCATCTGCACCACCGAAAACCGCCGTGCGATTCCATCGGGCAGCAGCATCATCAGCGTGCTGGATCTGCCGATGATGGTGATCACACTGGCAGTCGGCATGTCGATCGCACTGCTGGTCGATCTGGTGTTCGTCTCCTTCCAGGACAGCAACGTCCTGCGCAGCCGCAACCGGGACTTCGCAGCTTCGCAGATGCATTGAGCATCGACACCGGCATGGACACGCGGGCATTGGGCACGCGCTGAACATGCACTGAAGTCTCAGGGGTGCGCACCTCGCGCACCTCACCATTTTCCCGAATCGAATCCCTCGCTGATATGGAGTGGCGCCACGCGGCCCACTCCATTTTTTTGTTTGCTCGCGCGCGCACCTCTGCGCGCCTCCATTCAGGTCACGCCTCCCCCCATCGCTGTGCATAGGCACCGAGCAGCGATTCGATGCGCACCACATCCGCTCATTGCCAGCGGTTTTCTGTGGCCCGCATTTTGCTATCCCCATCTCGCTTCCGTGAAAACCACTACACATATGGCTTGACCACTTTAATCATAACTGTCTACACTTACTTAGACACTCATATAAAGCAATGCAAACCAATGAATTGATTGGAAGTGTTTGCCCAGATGAGTGCTGCTTCGGTGCGGTCGTTATCTGGTTTCTTCAGGCATGAAACGGTCGCATGTATTCACCCCCAATCAAGAGTCTCCAATGAGCATCAAACGCCTTCACACCAACGCCCGCATGAGCCAGTCCGTCATCGCCAACGGCTTTGTGTTTCTGGCCGGCCAAGTGGCCACCGACACCTCGCTGAACGTGGCTGGTCAGACCCAGCAGATCCTCGACAAGATCGACGCGCTGCTGGCCGAGTCCGGCAGCGACAAGACCAAGGTCGTGCAAGCCACGATCTGGCTGGCTGACCACAAGACGTTTGCAGAAATGAACGAGATCTGGGATGCCTGGTCTCCCGAAGGCCACGCTCCCGCACGCGCCTGCGTGGAATCGGCTCTGGCCTTTCCGCCCTACACCGTCGAAATCGGCGTGATCGCCACCGTCTGAGGCCCCGCGACATCTGACACAAGGGCTGCCACACATGCATACCGTCATCCTCGGCGCCGGCGTAGCGGGCGTCACCACGGCCTGGTATCTGGCGAAGCAAGGTCGGCAGGTGACCGTGATCGATCGCCAGACGCTGGCCGCATCGGAAACGAGTTACGCCAACGCCGGCATGATCGCGCCGGGCCACTCGTACACATGGGCCTCGCCACGTGCGCCGGGCATTCTGTGGCGGTCCTTGCGCGACGACACGCAGGCCCTGCGCCTGAAGCTCAACCCCGACCCGCACATGTGGGTCTGGCTGTGGAAGTTCTGGAAGAACTGCACCGCCGAACGCTCGCGCATCAACACCAGCCGCAAGCTGGTGCTGTGCCGCTATTCCCAATCGCAACTGCAGGCGCTGACCAGCGAACTGCAGCTCGAATACGACAGACTGTCCAGCGGCGCGCTCTACATGTACCGCGACCCCGCATCGTTTGCGCGCGGCACCGCCAACATGAAGATTCTTTCCGATGGCGGAATGGATCTGCGCACGCTGAACACCGACCAGGTCATCGCGCACGAACCCGCATTGGCCAGCGCCCGCGAGCACATCGCCGGAGCCATCTACGCACCCACCGATGAAAGCGGCGATGCCCGCATGTTCACGCGCAATCTGATGCAGCGCTGCCAGGAAGCTGGCGTGCGCTTCATGATGGACACGCCCATCGATGGCATCAACGTTGCCGGTGATCGCATCGAAGGCATTCGCACTCCCAAGGGGGTGATCACGGCCGACGACTATGTGCTGAGTCTGGGCAGCTATTCGCCCATCGTGGCGCGGCCGCTGGGCTACTCGCTGCCCATCTATCCGGTCAAGGGCTACTCCGTGACTTTCCCGATTCGCGCAGGCCACACGCCGCCCACCATGAGCGGCGTGGACGAGAACAACCTCGTTGCCTGGGCGCGATTCGGCAACCGGCTGCGCGTGACCGCCACCGCTGAATTCAGCGGCTATGACCGCACGCACAAGCCCGAAGACTTCGCCGCCATGCTTCGCGTGGTCAAACAACTCTTTCCCAACGGCGCGGACTTTTCGGAGCCCGACTACTGGGCCGGTCTGCGCCCGATGACGCCCGAGAACACTCCGATTCTGGGCAAGTCGCGCCATCGCAATCTGTTCTTCAACACCGGCCACGGCCACATGGGCTGGACCATGGCGTGCGGCACCGCCAGCGTGGTCGCCGACATCATGGCCGGTCGCGCTCCCGCCATCGACATCACCGGAATGACACTCGCATGACAACCGCTACCAACAACAAAACCGACGACCGTTATCAGATCATTCCATTCACCATGGACGACGGCGTGATGCCGCGCGCCGCCATCGGCCTCGTGGTGCTCGCCACCGACCAGACCATCGAGCACGAATGGCGTCAGGTGTTCGCCGACGTCCCCGGCGTGGCGTACTTTGAAGCGCGCCTGTACAACTCGCCCGACATCAATCCCACGACGCTGGCCGCGATGGAAAAGGACATTCCCGCCGCCGTGGAACTGATCGTGCCGGATGTGCCGCTGCAAGTCGTCGCCTTCGGCTGCACATCAGGCTCGGTCGTGATCGGCGAAGACAACATCGCCCGGCAGATCCGCAGCGTGCGCCCCGGCATCGAGACCACCACACCCATCACCGCCGCCGTGGCCGGTCTGCGCGCCCTTGGCAAACAACGCATCGCGCTGATCACTCCGTATGTGGAAAGCGTGAACACGTTGTTCGCAACGCATCTGGCCAAGAGCGACATGCAGGTCAATCGCGTGGCGACGTTCAACCACGCCAACGACAACGAGGTCGCTCGCATCGACCGCGAATCGCTGCGCCACGCCGTGATGACGGCAGGCCAACACGATGACGTCGATGCCGTCTTCGTCTCCTGCACCAGCCTGCGCATGGCCACGCTGATTGCCGACTTCGAGAAAGAACTGGGCAAGCCGGTTCTCGCCAGCAACAGCGCCATGGCCTGGCATTCGCTGCGCCTTGCCGGAGTCAAAGACGCACTGCCGCAGTTCGGGCGTCTGTACGAAGTCTGATGTCTCCTCAAAAACAAACCGATCACCAACCCCGTCACCACCCTCGCCACATCACCTGGAGTCGATCATGAAGCGTTTCCCCACTTCCCCCTCCCGTCGTACCCACCTGGCCTCGGCTCTGTGCCTGCTGGCGCTCACCGCCACCGGCGCAGCGCGCGCACAAGACAGCATCAACATCGGCGCGGTGTTATCGCTCACCGG
This genomic stretch from Diaphorobacter sp. HDW4B harbors:
- a CDS encoding MHYT domain-containing protein, with protein sequence MEAVVNTSYNMDLVVLSYVISVVGAFIALYSAGRLKPHSNNRQAYFFSVTSAGVALGGIGVWSMHFIAMLALRMDVGLGYSVWETLISLVAAIAISGFAFHFVALNPTSLPRLLIAGLTLGMGAVVMHYLGMYGMRFSGHFQWDYARVGVSVLIALVAATAALWLAFNTRALSTRVTAAFVMAIAVCAMHYTGMSAADFICTTENRRAIPSGSSIISVLDLPMMVITLAVGMSIALLVDLVFVSFQDSNVLRSRNRDFAASQMH
- a CDS encoding RidA family protein; the protein is MSIKRLHTNARMSQSVIANGFVFLAGQVATDTSLNVAGQTQQILDKIDALLAESGSDKTKVVQATIWLADHKTFAEMNEIWDAWSPEGHAPARACVESALAFPPYTVEIGVIATV
- a CDS encoding D-amino acid dehydrogenase → MHTVILGAGVAGVTTAWYLAKQGRQVTVIDRQTLAASETSYANAGMIAPGHSYTWASPRAPGILWRSLRDDTQALRLKLNPDPHMWVWLWKFWKNCTAERSRINTSRKLVLCRYSQSQLQALTSELQLEYDRLSSGALYMYRDPASFARGTANMKILSDGGMDLRTLNTDQVIAHEPALASAREHIAGAIYAPTDESGDARMFTRNLMQRCQEAGVRFMMDTPIDGINVAGDRIEGIRTPKGVITADDYVLSLGSYSPIVARPLGYSLPIYPVKGYSVTFPIRAGHTPPTMSGVDENNLVAWARFGNRLRVTATAEFSGYDRTHKPEDFAAMLRVVKQLFPNGADFSEPDYWAGLRPMTPENTPILGKSRHRNLFFNTGHGHMGWTMACGTASVVADIMAGRAPAIDITGMTLA
- a CDS encoding Asp/Glu racemase, giving the protein MTTATNNKTDDRYQIIPFTMDDGVMPRAAIGLVVLATDQTIEHEWRQVFADVPGVAYFEARLYNSPDINPTTLAAMEKDIPAAVELIVPDVPLQVVAFGCTSGSVVIGEDNIARQIRSVRPGIETTTPITAAVAGLRALGKQRIALITPYVESVNTLFATHLAKSDMQVNRVATFNHANDNEVARIDRESLRHAVMTAGQHDDVDAVFVSCTSLRMATLIADFEKELGKPVLASNSAMAWHSLRLAGVKDALPQFGRLYEV